The Cucumis melo cultivar AY chromosome 9, USDA_Cmelo_AY_1.0, whole genome shotgun sequence genome includes the window tatttttttttcatgagtGGTGATTGTCTATTGTTTTCTATATCAACGTTCCAGTTTACAGTTTGTAATGTAGTTTCATAAGTATCATCGTATGGTCTTCTGTTAATAAAAAAGGAGTATTTTGTTGCGAGACATGTGGCTTATTTTCCAATTGGAGCAATGTGGATTATGTATTTTCAATCTTCATGAAATATGTTCCTGATTTCTTTGCATAACTCATAAGTGTCACATCATTTTTATGGATAAAAGGGCTTCACTTTACTAATTTCTCTTAAACTGGAGGAATATTGTTCTTGAAAGGAAGTAATCTTCTTGGACATCTTGAGCAGCATTGCTTAGCTTACTGGTTGGCTTATTTTGAGCATATCTTTTGGTCTTTCAGGACTCAGAAATTTTCTTCaggtttttatttttcaacaTGTGGAATAAGTTAATGCATGGTTCACTTTGAAATATGAATAAAATGAATGAATGTTAACTGTAGCTATAAAAGAAATGCacaatcttttatcttttactAATGTTTtcctaattttatttttgaatatttCAGCTTTGAGAAGTCACCCAGGCATGATGCTTATGTTCCCAAATTTGAGGCTGAACTCGCTCAGTTTTGTGAGAAATTGGTTAGTGCTATATGTTTAAGATTGATGCTGTAGGTGTGATGTCTGtactccttttttcttttttttcttttttaatgggAACTAGAATTGCTTAAACAGGTAATGGACTTGGATCGACGTGTTAGGCGTGGACGAGAGCGTCTTGCTCAAGAGGTTGAACCTGCACCACCAACTCCATTGTCAGCCGAGAAGACAGAGCAATTATCTGTACTGGaggaaaaaataaagaatttaTTGGAACAGGTGGAGGCCCTTGGTGAGGCAGGTAAAGTTGATGAAGCTGAAGCACTGATGAGAAAGGTACTTACACAAGTCGGGTTCCCTTAAGCATTCCTAGACATTATCTGCTTAAATGAGGAGTAATTCCAGAATCTCTCATTAAACATTGGCATAACTTACAATTCCACAATGTAGTTGGTATTCTTTACTTTATGTTGATTACATTCCACATATTGAAAATAGCTTATGTCAAGAACTACTctatcccaaaaaaaaaaaggaaaaaaagaagaaaaaaattcatGAACCACTAAATTAGTCAGTAGGAGATAGAAGCGGTTATTTATTTTGGTCTTTTATTGTCACACTTTCAGGTGGATTTACTTAATACTGAGAAAACAGCCTTGACTCAACAAACCCAAAATGATAAGGTATTGATGCTCGCTCAAGAGAAAAAAATGGCCCTTTGTGAGATATGTGGTTCTTTTCTTGTAGCAAATGATGCTGCAGAGAGAGTCCAGTCTCATGTCACGGGTAAGCAGCATGTTGGTTATGGAATGGTCAGAGATTTCATCTCTGAGCACAAGGTAAGGTGTTCCTAAAACTAAATGAAAGTTTttcaatcatttttcttttgatgaAATATGTTCAAGTGGGTGTCACCTGACAGGAAGCAAAGGAGAAAGCaagggaagaagaaagattAGCTAGGGAGAAAGAGGCAGAAGAACGGAGGAAGCAGAGAGAGGAGTTtgagagaagaaagagaagtgactcTAGCGAGGACAAATATCGTGACAGAGAGCGAGACAGGGATCGGAATAGGTATCGGGAACGAGACCGCGATCGTGAAAGGTCTAGGAGAGGTGGCCGTGATGAAATAAGAGGAATGGATTGGAGGTCAAGAAATGGAAGAGATGGAGGCAGGGATAGGTATCGTGATCGGAGCAGGTCAAAATCCCCCATAAGACGTGGTCACAGGAGATCATCTAGGAGTCCACTGCGGCCATAATTATGAACTATGTTAACAGGTCTGAGCTTTGGGACTAAATGAGGTAGATCTCTACATGTTCGAAGCTTATGAATGTATGCTTTGGTACCTCAAGTTACTTTGTTAGTATTGGTGAAACTTTTTTTGCTATCTCACAGCTGTGTTGACTGTATCATCTCCctttcatcattattattaGAGGAGAACAGGGTTGAGgtaggtatttttttttttttttttgcgacTCTTCTTCAAGTATAGTTTGACTTTTGATTTGCACATTTCTTTTATAATAGATTCTTATAAAAGAC containing:
- the LOC103504633 gene encoding uncharacterized protein LOC103504633 — translated: MDAQRALLDELMGSARNLTEEERRGYKEVMWDDKEVCGFYMVRFCPHDLFVNTRSDLGPCTRIHDPKLKESFEKSPRHDAYVPKFEAELAQFCEKLVMDLDRRVRRGRERLAQEVEPAPPTPLSAEKTEQLSVLEEKIKNLLEQVEALGEAGKVDEAEALMRKVDLLNTEKTALTQQTQNDKVLMLAQEKKMALCEICGSFLVANDAAERVQSHVTGKQHVGYGMVRDFISEHKEAKEKAREEERLAREKEAEERRKQREEFERRKRSDSSEDKYRDRERDRDRNRYRERDRDRERSRRGGRDEIRGMDWRSRNGRDGGRDRYRDRSRSKSPIRRGHRRSSRSPLRP